The following coding sequences lie in one Alicyclobacillus curvatus genomic window:
- a CDS encoding 5'-methylthioadenosine/adenosylhomocysteine nucleosidase yields MLGIIGALDEEIALLVAVLRRRSTRTYAGISFYRGVLAGQHVVICSSGVGKVNAAMATQILIDIYKVRRIVFTGTAGSLRTNLNIGDVVISTVTQQYDVNFAAIGFPRGVIPFLKTSIFAADPTLIRAAKKGAKSIVLKGKVISGKILSGDRFVANKALARDLRDKFRGSCVEAEGAATGQVCFRNRVPYIVIRGMSDRAGRRASKSFDRFSKLASRRAQRVVLAMLRQLRTVRPSSSSPSSSRRYSLSR; encoded by the coding sequence ATGCTTGGTATCATCGGGGCCCTCGACGAAGAGATTGCACTGCTGGTGGCTGTACTACGCAGGCGTTCCACCCGCACATATGCAGGAATATCGTTTTACCGCGGGGTATTGGCTGGACAGCACGTGGTGATTTGTTCATCGGGCGTTGGAAAAGTCAATGCTGCGATGGCGACACAGATTTTGATTGATATCTATAAGGTTCGTCGAATCGTATTCACAGGAACAGCAGGATCCTTGCGCACGAACCTCAACATTGGCGACGTCGTTATATCCACCGTGACCCAACAATACGACGTCAACTTCGCGGCCATTGGATTTCCCAGAGGAGTCATTCCATTCCTCAAGACCTCTATCTTTGCAGCCGACCCTACACTTATCCGAGCAGCCAAGAAAGGTGCAAAATCTATTGTCCTGAAGGGTAAGGTCATTTCAGGCAAGATTTTGTCCGGTGACAGATTCGTCGCCAATAAAGCCTTGGCTCGCGACCTCCGAGATAAATTTCGCGGTTCTTGTGTCGAGGCAGAAGGGGCCGCTACAGGACAAGTGTGCTTTCGCAACCGCGTACCCTACATCGTCATCCGCGGCATGTCGGACAGAGCCGGTCGTCGGGCCTCCAAAAGCTTCGACAGATTCTCGAAACTGGCGTCACGTCGTGCCCAACGCGTCGTGCTGGCAATGCTGCGACAGTTGCGTACCGTTCGCCCTAGTTCATCATCGCCTTCTTCTTCGAGGAGGTACAGTCTATCGCGTTGA
- a CDS encoding ABC transporter ATP-binding protein, with protein sequence MTVSKLLGRILSFRPALYLINAILWTIFHSVPVLVGLGMQWFFNRATGHAHSLIWLAVPLLVVALVRFTRIAVFFAAFFEWITMVYHVQAVLRANMLKGIMRWPGRNLPATSGEAMSRFRGDVDEVVEYIESWTDFWGRFVFAVVSLVIMARVNWQITLVAILPLLLVTLLNNLSGNRARRYSQMSREATGRITSFIAEIFTSVQALKLGRAEQNVVERFVELNEQRRQAALKDNLFKQWMQSMNQHVLNISTGAILLMCAAQMRAGHFTVGDFALFTSLLGNFAFSISLFGYMIFQHKRLRVSLDRMRILFRPGEDERIGDHSDIYLYEEPPSVERAAVVVTARGDFGTGAGVDGEGSVALAAAVANPAGPADRLEHLKVSGLTYQYPQSENGVFDVNFELKRGQFLVVTGRIGSGKSTMVRTLLGLLPKQAGRIEWNGQAVDNPAEFLIPPRTAYTPQVPRLFSDPLRENITQGRIAGMEELDDAIRAAVMERDIEELEKGLDTFVGPRGVMLSGGQIQRAATARMMMTQAGLFIFDDLSSALDVETEKELWERLFQESNGMATSIAVSHRRAALTRADYILVMKDGHIDGAGTLTDLLATNSEMQLLWQGEETAARGSSRDGSAADGQDADGQDADGRAVDGRAVDGRAVDGRAVDGRAAGDGGRYRQAAEDSEACEDDRAGNISGHPRMEEEDNEPEYAR encoded by the coding sequence ATGACCGTTTCGAAACTGCTCGGAAGGATACTATCCTTTCGGCCAGCTCTGTACCTCATAAACGCAATTCTATGGACCATATTTCACTCCGTGCCGGTCCTGGTCGGACTTGGCATGCAGTGGTTCTTTAACAGGGCTACCGGTCACGCGCACAGCCTTATCTGGCTGGCCGTGCCGCTCCTCGTAGTTGCCCTTGTGCGCTTCACGCGTATTGCCGTGTTTTTCGCGGCGTTTTTCGAGTGGATCACGATGGTCTACCACGTCCAAGCGGTACTTCGCGCCAATATGTTGAAGGGCATCATGCGTTGGCCAGGGCGCAACCTTCCGGCCACATCCGGTGAGGCAATGAGCCGATTTCGCGGTGATGTGGATGAAGTCGTCGAGTACATCGAGTCCTGGACGGACTTCTGGGGACGATTCGTGTTCGCTGTGGTATCGCTCGTCATCATGGCAAGGGTCAATTGGCAGATTACCCTCGTCGCCATTTTGCCTCTGCTGTTAGTGACACTTCTGAACAACCTGTCCGGTAACCGGGCACGCCGCTACAGCCAGATGAGTCGCGAGGCAACCGGGCGCATCACCAGTTTCATCGCTGAAATCTTCACTTCGGTACAGGCGCTGAAACTTGGACGGGCGGAACAGAATGTCGTGGAACGGTTTGTTGAGTTGAACGAACAGCGTCGCCAGGCAGCGCTCAAAGACAACCTGTTCAAGCAGTGGATGCAGTCTATGAACCAACACGTCCTGAACATCTCAACAGGTGCTATTTTGCTGATGTGCGCTGCACAGATGCGAGCGGGGCACTTCACGGTTGGCGACTTTGCCTTGTTCACGTCCCTGCTTGGCAACTTTGCCTTTAGCATTTCACTGTTCGGGTATATGATTTTTCAGCACAAGCGCCTGCGCGTATCGCTTGACAGGATGCGCATCCTGTTTCGGCCTGGCGAAGACGAGCGGATTGGCGATCACAGTGACATTTACCTGTACGAGGAACCACCCTCAGTAGAGCGGGCTGCTGTCGTCGTGACAGCGCGAGGAGACTTCGGTACCGGAGCGGGCGTCGATGGCGAGGGATCGGTCGCATTGGCTGCTGCGGTCGCAAACCCAGCCGGTCCAGCAGACCGGCTAGAGCATCTAAAAGTCAGCGGGCTCACCTATCAGTATCCGCAGTCGGAAAACGGTGTGTTTGACGTTAACTTTGAGCTGAAGCGGGGACAGTTCCTGGTTGTCACAGGGCGCATCGGATCGGGCAAATCCACCATGGTCCGGACCCTGCTCGGACTGTTGCCAAAACAGGCGGGGAGGATTGAGTGGAACGGACAGGCCGTGGATAACCCGGCGGAGTTCCTGATTCCGCCACGGACAGCATACACACCGCAAGTTCCGCGACTGTTTAGCGATCCGCTGCGGGAAAACATCACCCAGGGCCGCATCGCAGGGATGGAAGAGTTGGATGATGCGATTCGGGCCGCTGTTATGGAACGCGACATCGAGGAACTTGAGAAGGGTCTGGACACCTTTGTGGGGCCGCGTGGGGTGATGTTGTCGGGTGGGCAGATCCAGCGGGCGGCAACTGCCCGTATGATGATGACTCAGGCAGGCCTGTTTATTTTCGATGACCTGTCGAGTGCGCTCGACGTAGAAACAGAGAAGGAATTGTGGGAGCGGTTGTTTCAGGAATCCAACGGAATGGCGACCTCTATTGCTGTCTCACACCGTAGGGCTGCCCTTACCAGAGCCGATTACATTTTAGTGATGAAAGACGGGCACATCGACGGCGCCGGGACCCTAACCGACTTGCTTGCAACGAATTCGGAGATGCAGTTGCTGTGGCAAGGGGAAGAGACCGCTGCTCGTGGCAGCAGCAGGGACGGCAGTGCTGCGGACGGTCAGGATGCGGACGGTCAGGATGCGGACGGTAGGGCTGTGGACGGTAGGGCTGTGGACGGTAGGGCTGTGGACGGTAGGGCTGTGGACGGCCGGGCTGCGGGCGACGGGGGCCGCTACCGTCAGGCTGCGGAGGACTCCGAGGCTTGTGAAGATGACAGGGCTGGGAATATCAGTGGTCATCCACGAATGGAAGAAGAAGACAATGAGCCGGAGTACGCTCGGTGA
- a CDS encoding MFS transporter, with translation MATTLSSTGVLTIPSRIERLPVTRFTWKVVLLAGLAWLIESLSIGSLGVALNPLKQVMHLSAGQIGVLTAASTFGIVVGLIPAGFLADRFGRKALLVWGIVEYSLFTLLCAVAPNYLILLTLRFLSGLGMGAVFPLPYAIVSEFVRSRQRTLFNGVMDAFLSVGYFVAPLLGLWILPNLPISISWRVFFAVSALPILYAGVIKVGLPESPRWLLQRGRRDEAEAVMTQIESRVGKGLFDGSTSASEDDVRTLSLQVQTEALASKVQTDATEAPNRALPGMSVSSPWRRPYLRLTVSRSIAAAGTFFMFYIVMTYMPMIFSSKGLSFAHSLMFTAFITAAAIPGKLLNGWLAERFGRKPMYVLFMGIAGIAALFFGLAQTPTAMMVYACVMSLFGTGAFPALKMSYAEQYPTQMRTTGAATVETIGRFAGGVIGSYTIPVMLSLYGMSVGFYVVSIVALIAVVVELLFSTETKGATLEQLEMRIGRQGG, from the coding sequence GTGGCAACTACACTATCGTCGACTGGTGTCCTAACAATCCCTTCACGAATTGAGCGACTGCCGGTCACACGCTTTACCTGGAAGGTCGTGCTGCTCGCTGGTCTGGCGTGGTTAATAGAATCTCTCAGTATCGGATCGCTTGGCGTTGCCCTGAATCCGTTAAAACAAGTCATGCACCTCAGTGCTGGTCAGATTGGTGTATTGACGGCTGCTTCGACGTTTGGAATTGTCGTGGGACTTATCCCAGCTGGATTTCTGGCGGATAGATTTGGCCGCAAAGCACTGCTCGTGTGGGGGATTGTTGAGTACAGTCTGTTCACTCTTCTCTGTGCTGTTGCTCCAAACTACCTCATTTTGCTTACACTCCGTTTTCTGTCTGGCCTTGGGATGGGGGCAGTGTTTCCGCTCCCCTATGCGATTGTCAGTGAGTTTGTCCGCAGCCGTCAGCGGACACTCTTCAACGGCGTGATGGACGCTTTTCTCTCTGTAGGGTATTTTGTTGCCCCGCTGTTAGGCCTCTGGATATTGCCAAATTTGCCGATCTCGATTTCCTGGCGCGTCTTCTTCGCTGTTTCGGCGTTGCCCATCTTGTACGCCGGCGTCATCAAGGTGGGGCTCCCCGAGTCACCGCGCTGGCTTTTGCAACGTGGACGTCGCGATGAAGCTGAAGCTGTGATGACGCAAATCGAATCCCGGGTTGGTAAGGGGTTGTTTGACGGCTCGACATCTGCTTCAGAAGATGATGTGCGCACGCTTTCCCTCCAGGTGCAGACTGAAGCGCTGGCTTCAAAGGTGCAGACGGACGCAACGGAGGCGCCAAACCGAGCTTTGCCCGGGATGTCGGTTTCGAGTCCATGGCGTCGGCCGTATCTCCGGCTTACCGTGTCCAGATCGATTGCAGCAGCTGGAACGTTCTTTATGTTCTACATTGTGATGACGTATATGCCAATGATTTTCAGCTCGAAAGGACTATCGTTTGCGCATTCCTTGATGTTCACAGCGTTCATCACGGCAGCAGCCATTCCAGGCAAATTACTCAACGGGTGGCTAGCAGAACGTTTCGGCCGCAAGCCGATGTACGTCCTGTTTATGGGGATTGCCGGCATCGCGGCGCTCTTTTTCGGGCTTGCTCAGACACCAACGGCGATGATGGTTTACGCATGCGTTATGTCGCTGTTCGGGACAGGTGCCTTTCCGGCGCTCAAGATGTCGTATGCGGAACAATATCCGACGCAGATGAGGACAACGGGTGCGGCGACAGTTGAGACCATTGGCAGGTTTGCGGGAGGGGTCATCGGATCGTACACCATTCCTGTGATGCTAAGTTTGTATGGCATGTCCGTTGGTTTTTACGTGGTCAGTATTGTCGCTCTGATAGCCGTGGTGGTTGAACTCTTGTTTTCAACGGAGACCAAGGGCGCAACACTTGAACAACTAGAAATGCGAATTGGGCGGCAAGGGGGTTAA
- a CDS encoding AMP-binding protein — MSNLTHRLTKSLFAASRDCIHYEGLWYSTLQLENDMATVMILLKDAGVCAQDRVVLDYPNSYAFLVAYLAILHSGAVVVPVNPELKPAELQTILKRSQAAFGFFHTDVKATLDAICEHNSDIALRVIFTSSELQQGAPQFVWSDKVGDTIGDPEAHAVLRASRVARVSYASRVSGVSGVSGVSGVSGVSGVRGVRGVPGVSREAREVSDDNPALLMYTSGTTGRPKAVVLKHRHLLAAAENIIDAHNLTQADVAYCFLPLFHINAQVVAVLSTLLSGGRIVLAPRFSASRFWNTIEDYKVTWVSAVPTVISILQNGDGPDIPPASLRFVRSASAQLPQLVALRFERRFGIPVIQSYGMTEAASQICVNPLPPGERRSDSVGLPMGVELRIVDENGTDVATGAVGEVVLRGPNVIEAYEDVPNQDDFRNGWFYTGDMGRRDTSGYVYLTGRKKELINRAGEKISPYEVEDIIREIPEVEQVAVIGLPDALYGEQVAAYVVPRGSTCAKELESLANEILRACRQALSKYKWPSGIKFVAEIPVGPTGKVQRTNLKQQILSSMIS, encoded by the coding sequence ATGTCGAATCTGACCCATCGCTTGACGAAGTCCCTATTCGCAGCTTCGAGAGACTGTATTCACTACGAGGGTCTGTGGTATTCCACCCTACAGCTTGAAAATGATATGGCAACAGTGATGATCTTGCTCAAAGATGCCGGGGTTTGCGCGCAAGATCGCGTTGTCCTGGATTACCCGAACTCATACGCGTTTCTTGTCGCCTATCTTGCAATTCTGCACTCCGGGGCAGTTGTGGTACCGGTGAATCCAGAGCTTAAACCTGCTGAATTACAAACTATCCTGAAGCGCAGCCAAGCGGCGTTTGGGTTTTTCCATACCGATGTCAAGGCCACGCTTGACGCCATCTGTGAGCATAATTCAGATATAGCCCTGAGGGTTATATTTACGAGCAGCGAGTTACAACAAGGTGCACCTCAATTTGTGTGGAGCGATAAAGTGGGGGATACCATCGGCGACCCCGAGGCCCACGCGGTCCTCCGTGCAAGCCGTGTGGCGCGTGTGTCGTACGCGTCCCGTGTGTCCGGTGTGTCCGGTGTGTCCGGTGTGTCCGGTGTGTCCGGTGTGTCCGGTGTGCGCGGTGTGCGCGGTGTGCCTGGTGTGTCTCGTGAGGCTCGCGAGGTCTCTGACGACAACCCAGCTTTGTTGATGTACACGTCCGGGACGACGGGCCGACCGAAAGCTGTTGTGCTCAAACATCGTCACTTGTTGGCAGCCGCAGAAAACATTATCGACGCTCATAATCTGACGCAGGCAGATGTAGCGTATTGCTTTCTACCTCTGTTTCACATCAATGCGCAGGTTGTCGCAGTCCTGTCCACTTTGCTGTCCGGTGGCCGAATTGTCCTTGCACCCCGTTTCAGTGCATCTCGGTTCTGGAACACGATTGAAGACTACAAAGTGACCTGGGTGTCCGCTGTGCCCACAGTCATTTCCATTTTGCAAAACGGGGACGGGCCCGACATACCGCCTGCTTCTCTTCGCTTTGTCCGATCCGCTTCCGCCCAACTCCCTCAATTGGTGGCCCTGCGTTTCGAACGCCGTTTTGGCATCCCAGTGATTCAATCCTACGGGATGACTGAGGCAGCTAGTCAGATTTGCGTCAATCCATTACCGCCCGGTGAGCGCCGCAGCGATTCGGTCGGCTTGCCGATGGGCGTGGAGTTGCGAATTGTCGACGAGAACGGGACGGATGTGGCAACTGGGGCGGTTGGGGAAGTCGTGTTGCGCGGGCCGAACGTCATCGAAGCGTATGAAGATGTCCCCAATCAGGACGATTTTCGGAACGGCTGGTTTTACACCGGTGACATGGGCCGCAGGGACACAAGTGGATATGTGTACTTAACGGGTCGCAAAAAAGAGTTGATTAATCGAGCCGGTGAAAAGATTAGTCCTTACGAGGTGGAGGACATCATTCGTGAAATTCCTGAAGTGGAGCAAGTGGCGGTGATTGGCTTACCCGACGCGCTTTACGGCGAACAAGTTGCAGCTTACGTCGTACCGAGAGGTTCGACTTGTGCCAAGGAACTGGAATCGCTTGCGAACGAGATCCTGCGTGCATGTCGCCAGGCGCTGTCAAAATACAAATGGCCATCAGGCATCAAGTTTGTCGCAGAGATACCTGTGGGGCCCACTGGTAAAGTCCAACGCACAAATCTGAAACAGCAAATTCTGTCATCGATGATTTCCTAG
- a CDS encoding SGNH/GDSL hydrolase family protein, translated as MSRFKANHPHQLDTSMPLRQSSTDGHATHRRHKYRRRALWIISAAALLTASFFGGRYTAIAGGTPLLRAPQLFKPSNALTESTTLHQENVLAIGGSMAYGWKDANNDSYIERAFAGLSASTNVNYTYYNHAIVGASTANFITQDEAAYKSWLNTLHPGVVVISFGLLDDMVQKTTPSVFENDLKTEISLALSAHAVVLVVTPPVTYASYTSAAQATSQFITEEKQVVNSFHGQNVKFFDLYDQMLAYLAAHHQTYQPYEGDNWHPNTAGHILAGSMLENDIVTVLGQGPLVYK; from the coding sequence ATGAGCCGTTTCAAGGCAAACCATCCGCATCAGTTGGACACCTCAATGCCGTTAAGGCAAAGTTCAACTGATGGTCACGCGACACATCGGAGACATAAGTATCGCCGCCGTGCACTCTGGATAATCTCTGCCGCCGCGTTGCTTACGGCTTCCTTTTTCGGAGGCCGCTATACTGCGATAGCGGGTGGGACCCCGCTCCTGCGGGCACCACAGCTGTTCAAGCCGTCGAACGCACTGACCGAGAGCACAACGCTCCACCAAGAAAACGTGTTGGCGATTGGCGGATCGATGGCTTACGGATGGAAAGACGCAAACAATGATTCCTACATCGAGCGAGCTTTTGCAGGGCTATCCGCATCGACAAACGTCAACTACACCTATTACAACCACGCCATCGTCGGTGCATCAACGGCAAACTTCATCACTCAAGATGAGGCTGCGTACAAGAGTTGGTTAAACACACTCCATCCTGGCGTGGTGGTTATATCATTTGGGCTCCTCGATGACATGGTGCAGAAGACAACACCGAGTGTATTCGAGAATGACCTGAAGACAGAAATTTCGTTAGCCCTGTCAGCACATGCTGTTGTCCTGGTTGTGACGCCACCCGTCACTTACGCGTCCTATACGTCCGCGGCACAGGCTACGTCACAGTTCATTACAGAAGAGAAACAAGTCGTGAATTCGTTTCACGGACAAAACGTAAAGTTCTTTGACCTGTATGACCAAATGCTCGCATATCTGGCGGCCCATCACCAGACGTATCAGCCGTATGAAGGGGATAACTGGCACCCAAATACGGCAGGCCACATCCTCGCTGGAAGCATGCTCGAGAACGACATCGTCACGGTCCTTGGCCAAGGACCGCTAGTTTACAAGTAA
- a CDS encoding ABC transporter ATP-binding protein, which yields MTWLIRYLKPVKGRMLTLLVLLLVTTALQLINPQIVQHFIDTASSHGAITSLLWLAGLYLIIAVINQLATVAVSYLGNDVAWRATNTLREDLVRHTLRLDMRFHNLKSPGEMIERIDGDVTNMSNFFAMFIAEVIGSFVLLTGILVVMFFHNWLIATVMTVFTLASIAIMTWIRDLGVSASQAERQASAQLFGLIEERIAGIEDVQANGNVPYVINRFHRAMRTVFQTGRRAWMLRVIPWNATVTLYTLAVTVVLLLGVHLYLTGHTTLGTLYLFYQYTQMLNDPIEQLGNQMQEFQKAKSGMRRSIELLSLKSSIVDGDSDGAGLPTGPLDVEFNHVDFSYNRDERVLHDIHFRLEPGTRLGIVGRTGSGKSSISRLLLRLYNVDSGMIRIGGVDVRTLSLEALYQRVGMVTQDVQLFDGSLRDNLTLFNRLVKDSEILETTERLGLRAFIDAMPQGLDTHLSAGGTSLSAGEAQLFALTRVFLTRPSLVILDEPSSRLDPATEATLQQAVDELLKECTGIVIAHRLSTLEKVDKIMVLRNGRILEFGDRAALAADETTHFARLLSTDRQEELA from the coding sequence ATGACTTGGCTAATTCGCTATTTGAAACCTGTAAAAGGCCGCATGCTCACATTGCTTGTCCTGTTGCTCGTGACAACGGCCCTTCAATTGATTAATCCACAAATTGTCCAGCATTTTATTGACACCGCGTCATCACACGGGGCCATCACCAGCCTGCTATGGCTAGCTGGATTGTACTTAATCATCGCGGTCATCAATCAACTCGCCACCGTGGCCGTGAGTTACCTCGGTAACGATGTCGCTTGGCGTGCAACGAACACACTGCGTGAAGACCTGGTGCGGCATACGCTCCGTCTCGACATGCGCTTTCACAATCTCAAGAGCCCTGGTGAGATGATTGAGCGCATCGACGGGGACGTCACCAACATGTCCAACTTCTTCGCGATGTTTATCGCCGAAGTCATCGGGAGTTTTGTGCTCTTGACCGGGATTCTCGTTGTGATGTTCTTCCACAACTGGCTGATTGCGACCGTCATGACGGTCTTCACGCTCGCTTCGATTGCGATAATGACCTGGATCCGCGATCTCGGCGTCTCCGCCTCACAGGCCGAGCGCCAAGCCAGTGCCCAACTGTTTGGGTTGATTGAAGAGCGCATCGCAGGCATCGAAGATGTGCAGGCGAACGGCAACGTCCCGTACGTCATCAATAGGTTCCACCGCGCAATGCGCACCGTGTTCCAGACCGGCAGGCGAGCTTGGATGCTCCGCGTCATTCCATGGAATGCGACTGTCACGTTGTACACGCTCGCGGTGACTGTCGTGTTGCTGCTTGGCGTTCACTTGTATCTGACTGGACACACGACACTGGGAACGCTCTACCTGTTCTATCAATACACGCAAATGTTGAACGATCCGATTGAGCAGCTTGGCAATCAGATGCAGGAGTTCCAAAAGGCGAAGTCTGGGATGCGGCGGTCCATCGAATTGCTTTCGCTGAAGAGCAGCATCGTCGACGGCGACAGCGATGGTGCAGGATTGCCCACTGGGCCGCTCGACGTGGAGTTCAACCACGTGGACTTCAGTTACAACCGTGATGAGCGGGTCCTGCATGACATTCACTTTCGCCTCGAACCCGGTACGCGACTCGGCATTGTCGGACGGACAGGCAGCGGCAAGTCGAGCATCAGCCGGCTGTTACTGCGGCTCTACAACGTGGACAGCGGGATGATTCGAATCGGCGGTGTGGACGTGCGAACGCTCAGCCTCGAGGCACTGTACCAGCGGGTCGGAATGGTGACGCAGGATGTGCAGTTGTTCGACGGATCGCTCCGGGACAACCTGACACTCTTTAACCGCCTGGTCAAAGATAGCGAAATTCTTGAAACGACCGAGCGCCTTGGTTTGCGCGCCTTTATCGATGCGATGCCGCAGGGACTCGACACGCACTTGTCTGCAGGAGGGACGTCTCTGTCTGCAGGCGAGGCCCAATTGTTCGCCTTGACGCGCGTATTTCTGACGCGACCAAGTCTTGTCATTCTCGATGAGCCATCGTCGAGGCTCGATCCCGCTACAGAAGCAACCCTGCAACAGGCTGTCGACGAGCTGCTCAAAGAGTGCACCGGGATTGTCATTGCACACCGACTCTCGACCCTTGAGAAAGTCGACAAGATAATGGTCCTTCGCAATGGCAGAATCCTCGAATTTGGCGACCGGGCAGCCTTGGCAGCAGATGAAACAACGCACTTCGCGAGACTTTTGAGCACCGACAGGCAGGAGGAACTCGCATGA
- a CDS encoding WHG domain-containing protein, which yields MAKRPGLDRGIIAQAAAELADEIGFDKLTLSGVAEHLGVRTPSLYNHVEGLDGLRRELFLLGVNELNMRLQRAALGKSKDEALSSMLMAYRVFAKERPGVYAATIHLPAKDDLRIQSASKVIIDALLTVLEPYQLTYDEGIHAIRAFRTIGHGFASLEVAGAFEMEQETDESYRRLITAFLRGLR from the coding sequence GTGGCAAAAAGACCAGGACTAGATAGGGGCATTATTGCTCAAGCAGCCGCGGAATTGGCAGATGAAATCGGGTTTGATAAACTCACGCTCTCTGGAGTCGCCGAGCACCTTGGTGTACGGACTCCGTCCCTCTACAATCACGTTGAAGGACTGGATGGGCTGCGCAGAGAACTGTTTTTGCTTGGCGTGAACGAACTGAACATGCGTCTTCAGCGAGCGGCGTTGGGCAAGTCCAAGGACGAAGCGCTGTCCTCAATGCTCATGGCGTATCGTGTGTTCGCCAAGGAAAGGCCAGGCGTATACGCGGCAACGATACACCTGCCGGCCAAAGATGATTTACGAATCCAGTCCGCGTCTAAAGTAATTATCGATGCCTTGCTGACTGTATTGGAGCCGTATCAGTTGACGTACGATGAAGGGATACATGCGATTCGCGCGTTCAGGACGATTGGCCACGGCTTTGCATCTCTTGAGGTGGCAGGCGCATTTGAAATGGAACAAGAGACGGA
- a CDS encoding acyltransferase — MAKRHLYEVDLMRAFIMMSVLSVHTTSFFNTMNVDMSAGFLTLGALITSLHYTREGFMFMTGLVLFVTYYRKEFHTLTFLKKRFLLIVVPYIAFNMIYIVFEGIDNPKFSWAPAALWHQLSTSLVTGNQFFLYYIIVSMQMYIVFPLLLYGLRKLERWHVQIFIASFLLQLGLMALNKFGLMHVNPASLPPVLSQLDQYRDRFILTYQFWFVAGGIMACHYDKILAFADKHVRALRVTLVIGLAVLWGHYFVDRLLLHESESLSELVLQPIMIPYSFIATANMWYAGVQWSRRRHRAGWAFFSRFVQIAAGASFGIFLLQPFPLSYMADAILYLHTIGAPLWLHYSLMPFSILFVYLSGMVVAHYMGKVPILGYLVGQKASLRPRSSRSLSPTQTV; from the coding sequence ATGGCAAAGAGGCATTTGTACGAGGTTGACCTGATGCGGGCATTCATCATGATGAGCGTGCTGTCCGTTCACACGACCTCGTTCTTCAACACCATGAACGTCGACATGTCTGCCGGATTCTTAACACTGGGAGCACTCATCACGTCACTGCATTACACACGTGAAGGGTTCATGTTTATGACCGGGCTGGTCTTGTTTGTGACATATTATCGCAAAGAGTTCCACACCCTGACGTTTCTCAAAAAGCGCTTCCTGTTGATTGTTGTACCGTACATCGCATTCAACATGATTTATATCGTGTTCGAAGGCATCGATAATCCCAAATTCAGTTGGGCGCCGGCAGCACTGTGGCACCAGTTGAGTACATCTCTCGTCACCGGAAATCAGTTTTTCCTGTATTACATCATCGTATCCATGCAGATGTACATCGTGTTTCCGCTTCTGCTCTATGGACTCCGAAAACTCGAGCGCTGGCATGTCCAGATATTCATTGCTAGTTTCCTGTTGCAGCTCGGCCTGATGGCATTGAACAAGTTTGGGCTCATGCATGTCAATCCGGCCAGTTTACCCCCCGTGTTGTCACAGTTGGACCAGTACCGAGACAGGTTTATTCTCACCTATCAATTCTGGTTTGTCGCTGGTGGCATTATGGCTTGTCACTATGACAAAATTCTTGCTTTTGCAGACAAGCACGTTCGTGCTCTTCGAGTCACTTTGGTCATAGGTCTCGCAGTGTTGTGGGGGCATTACTTCGTGGATCGGTTGTTGCTGCATGAATCGGAATCCCTATCGGAGTTAGTTTTGCAACCGATTATGATTCCTTATTCGTTCATCGCTACGGCAAACATGTGGTATGCAGGTGTGCAGTGGTCAAGGCGGCGCCATCGCGCTGGGTGGGCCTTCTTCAGCCGTTTTGTTCAAATCGCTGCGGGGGCATCTTTTGGCATCTTTCTTTTGCAGCCATTTCCGCTGAGTTACATGGCGGATGCAATTTTGTATCTGCACACCATTGGTGCTCCACTGTGGCTGCACTATAGCTTGATGCCCTTTTCCATTCTGTTTGTTTACCTGTCTGGCATGGTTGTTGCCCATTACATGGGCAAAGTCCCGATTCTCGGCTACCTCGTCGGCCAGAAAGCGAGTCTTCGCCCGCGATCATCTCGTTCACTGTCGCCAACGCAAACCGTCTGA